A stretch of Oscillatoria sp. FACHB-1407 DNA encodes these proteins:
- a CDS encoding cupin domain-containing protein, which translates to MKLISLENLPTEQVSHNPAIHKKVMLRSHDLPHLTNFSQAYFAPGQVASAHAHHDMCEVFFVESGTGIIRIDGTAIPSHQAPALL; encoded by the coding sequence ATGAAACTAATCTCTCTGGAAAACCTGCCCACAGAGCAGGTATCTCACAATCCCGCCATCCACAAAAAGGTGATGTTGCGATCGCACGATTTGCCACACCTCACCAATTTCTCTCAAGCCTATTTTGCACCAGGGCAAGTTGCCTCAGCTCACGCCCACCACGATATGTGTGAAGTCTTTTTTGTGGAATCAGGGACGGGGATCATCCGGATTGACGGAACGGCAATACCATCACACCAGGCACCTGCATTGCTGTAG